One window of the Vigna radiata var. radiata cultivar VC1973A chromosome 1, Vradiata_ver6, whole genome shotgun sequence genome contains the following:
- the LOC106752931 gene encoding uncharacterized protein LOC106752931 encodes MPKKSISRKGSDAGASGTIGDLTARASEGQIDPVVGQEVEVQRIFQIVCRKTKKIPFFLVKLGLEKLLLRRAWHFALQRQIVNELVWPAVGKELYSQFRGKPSIIFPPLRQSV; translated from the exons ATGCCTAAGAAATCGATTTCTAGAAAAGGTTCTGATGCTGGAGCCTCTGGCACAATAGGAG ATCTCACTGCCCGTGCAAGTGAAGGACAAATTGATCCAGTTGTTGGCCAAGAAGTTGAAGTTCAGAGAATATTTCAAATAGTATgcaggaaaacaaaaaaaatcccATTCTTCTTGGTGAAGTTGGGGTTGGAAAAACTGCTATTGCGGAGGGCTTGGCACTTCGCATTGCAAAGACAAAT TGTCAACGAGTTGGTGTGGCCAGCTGTGGGAAAGGAATTATATTCACAATTTCGTGGGAAGCCATCAATAATCTTCCCTCCCCTCAG ACAAAGCGTGTGA